From the Streptomyces pluripotens genome, one window contains:
- a CDS encoding GNAT family N-acetyltransferase, producing MNIRRVRFDHPDAVKLNDEVQAEYHLRYGDGGDATPLDVSDFDPPQGAYLIAYDEHDHPVATGGWRSQDQSGEGTEDGDAELKRMFVIDRMRGQGLARRMLAALEEDARAAGRLRMVLETGTKQPEAIALYTSSGYEPCTGFGYYRDYEESRYFAKQL from the coding sequence ATGAACATACGCCGCGTCCGCTTCGATCACCCCGACGCCGTCAAGCTCAACGACGAGGTCCAGGCCGAGTACCACCTACGCTACGGCGACGGTGGCGACGCCACGCCCCTCGACGTCTCGGACTTCGACCCACCTCAAGGCGCCTACCTGATCGCGTACGACGAGCACGACCACCCCGTGGCCACCGGCGGCTGGCGCAGCCAGGACCAGAGCGGCGAGGGCACCGAGGACGGTGACGCCGAACTCAAGCGCATGTTCGTGATCGACCGGATGCGCGGCCAGGGCCTCGCGCGCCGCATGCTCGCGGCCCTGGAGGAGGACGCCCGGGCCGCCGGGCGGCTGCGCATGGTCCTGGAGACGGGCACCAAGCAGCCGGAAGCCATCGCCTTGTACACCTCCAGCGGTTACGAGCCGTGCACCGGCTTCGGCTACTACCGGGACTACGAGGAGAGCCGGTACTTCGCGAAGCAGCTGTGA
- a CDS encoding flavin-containing monooxygenase, which produces MAEHEHVRVAVIGSGFGGLGAAVRLRREGITDFVVLERADSVGGTWRDNSYPGCACDVPSHLYSFSFAPNPDWPRTFSGQRHIRAYLEHVTDLFGLRPHIRCDSEVKLMTWDADNLRWEIETTRGSLSADVVVSATGPLSDPKIPEIPGLESFPGKVFHSARWDHDYDLRGKRVAMVGTGASAIQIVPAIQPQVSRLTLLQRTPPWVMPRVDRAVSAPERWLHRSLPFTTQLRRGLLWGIRELQVQAFTKHPDELGLIEQLAKRNMARAIKDPALRAKLTPDYRIGCKRILLSSEYYPALARPNVDVVASGLSEIRGSVVVAADGTEAEVDAIIFGTGFHVTDMPIAERVVGVEGTTLAESWKNGMQALRGASAAGFPNWMTIIGPNTGLGNSSMILMIESQLNYLADYLRHLDVLGGSGVRTALDARPAAVEAWNHEVQERMKRTVWNTGGCTSWYLDASGRNTTIWPGTTTEFRRATRRVDLAEYEVIRKREENRAGTAGKKAGAAGKAAAGKKAAAGETVRAGKQSGAAA; this is translated from the coding sequence ATGGCCGAGCACGAACATGTACGGGTGGCGGTGATCGGGTCCGGGTTCGGCGGGCTGGGAGCCGCCGTGCGGTTGCGCCGGGAGGGGATCACCGACTTCGTCGTCCTGGAGCGGGCGGACAGCGTCGGCGGCACCTGGCGGGACAACAGTTACCCCGGGTGCGCCTGTGACGTGCCCTCCCACCTGTACTCCTTCTCCTTCGCACCCAACCCGGACTGGCCGCGCACCTTCTCCGGCCAACGGCACATCCGCGCCTATCTGGAGCACGTCACCGACCTGTTCGGCCTGCGTCCGCATATCCGCTGCGACTCCGAGGTCAAGCTGATGACCTGGGACGCGGACAACCTGCGCTGGGAGATCGAGACCACCCGCGGGTCGCTGTCCGCCGATGTCGTCGTCTCCGCCACCGGACCGCTGTCCGATCCGAAGATTCCCGAGATCCCGGGCCTGGAGTCCTTCCCGGGCAAGGTCTTCCACTCCGCCCGCTGGGACCACGACTACGACCTACGGGGCAAGCGCGTCGCCATGGTCGGCACCGGCGCCTCCGCCATCCAGATCGTGCCTGCCATCCAGCCGCAGGTCAGCCGGCTCACCCTGCTCCAGCGGACCCCGCCGTGGGTGATGCCCCGGGTGGACCGCGCCGTCAGCGCCCCCGAGCGGTGGCTGCACCGGTCGTTGCCCTTCACCACCCAGCTCAGGCGCGGACTGCTGTGGGGCATCCGGGAGCTGCAGGTGCAGGCGTTCACCAAGCACCCCGACGAACTCGGCCTCATCGAACAGCTCGCCAAGCGCAACATGGCGCGTGCCATCAAGGACCCCGCCCTGCGCGCCAAGCTCACCCCCGACTACCGCATCGGCTGCAAGCGGATCTTGCTGTCCAGCGAGTACTACCCGGCGCTCGCCCGGCCCAACGTGGACGTCGTCGCGAGCGGGCTCAGCGAGATCCGCGGGTCGGTCGTCGTTGCCGCCGACGGTACCGAGGCCGAGGTCGACGCGATCATCTTCGGTACGGGATTCCACGTCACCGACATGCCGATCGCCGAGCGCGTGGTCGGCGTGGAGGGCACCACGCTCGCGGAGTCCTGGAAGAACGGCATGCAGGCGCTGCGCGGTGCCTCAGCCGCCGGATTCCCGAACTGGATGACGATCATCGGGCCCAACACCGGCCTCGGGAACTCCTCCATGATCCTCATGATCGAGTCCCAGCTGAACTACCTGGCCGACTATCTGCGCCACCTCGACGTCCTCGGCGGCTCCGGCGTCCGTACCGCGCTCGACGCCCGGCCCGCCGCCGTCGAGGCCTGGAACCACGAGGTCCAGGAACGGATGAAGCGGACGGTGTGGAACACGGGTGGCTGCACCAGCTGGTACCTGGACGCGAGCGGACGCAACACCACCATCTGGCCCGGTACGACAACCGAGTTCCGGCGCGCGACCCGACGGGTGGACCTGGCGGAGTACGAGGTCATCCGCAAGCGCGAGGAGAACCGGGCGGGCACGGCTGGGAAGAAGGCGGGGGCGGCGGGCAAGGCAGCGGCCGGGAAGAAGGCCGCGGCCGGGGAGACGGTGCGTGCCGGGAAGCAGAGCGGGGCCGCCGCATGA
- a CDS encoding MerR family transcriptional regulator yields MAELARLAGITVRTLRFYRERKLLPPPRREGRIAWYDDHHLARLRTISALLERGHTLTGIAELAEAFDHGRDVADLLGVGTPSEEEPVRLTPEELAARFEDEVTPDNLAAAMDLGYLGTDGDEIVHISARLLDVSAALVREGIPLAEVLAAGARVRAHADALAQLFTDLVLQHAAEVDLQRLRPLARTVVEAELSLALDRRLNQPADR; encoded by the coding sequence ATGGCGGAGCTAGCTCGCCTGGCCGGCATCACCGTGCGCACACTGCGCTTCTACCGCGAGCGCAAACTGCTGCCGCCGCCCCGCCGGGAGGGCCGTATCGCCTGGTACGACGACCACCACCTGGCCCGTCTGCGCACCATCTCCGCCCTGCTGGAGCGCGGCCACACACTGACCGGCATCGCGGAGTTGGCCGAGGCCTTCGACCACGGCCGGGACGTCGCCGACCTCCTGGGCGTCGGCACGCCCAGCGAGGAGGAACCGGTCCGCCTCACCCCCGAGGAACTGGCTGCCCGCTTCGAGGACGAGGTCACCCCCGACAACCTCGCCGCTGCCATGGACCTCGGCTACCTCGGCACCGACGGCGACGAGATCGTCCACATCAGCGCCCGCCTGCTGGACGTCTCCGCCGCCCTGGTCCGCGAGGGGATCCCGCTCGCCGAGGTGCTCGCCGCCGGCGCCCGCGTCCGCGCGCACGCCGACGCCCTGGCCCAGCTCTTCACCGACCTGGTCCTCCAGCACGCAGCCGAGGTGGATCTGCAACGCCTGCGGCCACTGGCCCGGACCGTGGTGGAGGCGGAGCTGTCACTCGCGCTGGACCGTCGGCTGAACCAGCCCGCCGACCGGTGA
- a CDS encoding S41 family peptidase: MSYLHLPHLSGDLVCFAAEDDLWLAPLDAPGRAWRLTADRTKAGHPRFSPDGRHIAYTSWRSLVPEINLVPVDGGPARRLTYWGNTDTRVCGWTPPDPDGRSHILAVASHGQPFSYFTWAYKVPTDGDPGARLPWGPVCDIQVADLDGEHQSLLLTGTPPHEPASWKRYRGGAMGRLWLHGRRLLPDVEGHLACPMFVGDRIVFLSDHEGVGNLYSCTHDGTDLRRHTDHDAFYARHASSDGTRVVYQCAGDLWLVDDLSPNGVPRKLGIRLAGPATGRRRYQVPAAQNVDGVSMDETGRASAVVVRGSLYWLTHRDGPARTITDTPGVRVRLPDMLGSTGQVAYITDAQGEDAVEIAQLPRATGDRAPRRLAAGKLGRVLEMVSDPLGERLAIASHDGRLLLIDTADDSGVGTTGRSSAETTAGPDESGPGTAAPDSVVTELIHSVNGPVRDLAFSPDGSWLAWSHPGIGRSLRQIKLARINDRLVVDVTNGRFEDENPVFTRDGRYLAFLSWRGFDPVYDVHTGDLSFPLGCRPYLVPLSSATPSPFALSPEGRPAAGGLDPAGDEESGEGGMVTVEAEGLESRVTPFPVIASKYSALRPVSGGGLVWLRWPISGALGETFASPDDTTGRPTLEYFNIGKAKKSELVGHLDWFEVSGDGTRLVVVDEGELRAVPSTEPGDGDTTVWIDLRRIPHEADPPAEWRQSYEEAGRLIRAYFWDPGMCGIDWDAVLDQYRPLVERVATPDEFADLLREVLGELGTSHAYVTGARHNEGPPHYQRRQGLLGANLVRRDAGWTVKRILPGDSSDSKARSPLAGTGIREGAVLTHVDGRPVDPVTGPYPLLAGSGGTTVELTFIPAEGGAGRPRRVAVVPLVDERPLRYQDWVSKRRAVVRELSGGRCGYLHIPDMGGSGWAQFNRDLRMEVSRPALIVDVRGNAGGHISELVIEKLTRTILGWDLTRDAQPVSYTSNAPRGPVVALADEATSSDGDMITAAFRLLKLGPVVGQRTWGGVVGMTGRHRLGDGTVITVPMNAAWFEAYGWSVENRGVTPDLEVLRTPLDWAEGRYAQLDDAVRLALDLLETTPAAVPPDYGDTPDRSRPKLPPRSL; encoded by the coding sequence GTGAGCTATCTGCACCTCCCCCACCTCAGCGGCGACCTGGTGTGCTTCGCAGCCGAAGACGACCTCTGGCTGGCACCCCTCGACGCCCCGGGCCGCGCCTGGCGGCTCACGGCAGACCGCACCAAGGCCGGTCATCCCCGCTTCTCGCCCGACGGGCGTCACATCGCCTACACCAGCTGGCGCAGCCTCGTCCCCGAAATCAACCTGGTCCCCGTCGACGGCGGTCCCGCGCGGCGGCTGACGTACTGGGGCAACACCGACACCCGCGTCTGCGGCTGGACACCTCCCGACCCGGACGGCAGGAGCCACATCCTCGCCGTCGCCTCCCACGGCCAGCCCTTCTCCTACTTCACCTGGGCCTACAAGGTCCCCACCGACGGCGACCCGGGCGCACGGCTGCCCTGGGGGCCGGTCTGCGACATCCAGGTCGCCGACCTCGACGGCGAACACCAGAGCCTGCTGCTCACCGGCACCCCGCCGCACGAACCGGCCTCCTGGAAGCGCTACCGCGGCGGCGCCATGGGCCGGCTCTGGCTGCACGGGCGACGCCTGCTGCCGGACGTCGAAGGTCATCTGGCCTGCCCCATGTTCGTCGGTGACCGGATCGTCTTCCTCTCCGACCACGAGGGTGTCGGCAACCTCTACTCCTGCACCCACGACGGCACCGATCTGCGCCGCCACACCGACCACGACGCCTTCTACGCCCGGCACGCCTCCAGCGACGGCACCCGGGTGGTCTACCAGTGCGCGGGGGACCTGTGGCTGGTGGACGACCTGTCCCCGAACGGCGTACCGCGCAAGCTCGGCATCCGCCTCGCCGGACCGGCCACCGGCCGCCGGAGGTACCAAGTACCGGCCGCACAGAACGTGGACGGCGTCTCCATGGACGAGACCGGCCGGGCCAGCGCGGTCGTCGTCCGAGGCAGTCTGTACTGGCTCACCCATCGCGACGGCCCGGCCCGGACGATCACCGACACGCCCGGTGTCCGGGTCCGGCTGCCGGACATGCTGGGCTCCACCGGACAGGTCGCCTACATCACCGACGCCCAGGGCGAGGACGCGGTCGAGATCGCCCAGTTGCCCCGCGCGACCGGCGACCGTGCGCCGCGCCGGCTGGCCGCGGGCAAGCTGGGCCGAGTCCTGGAAATGGTCTCCGACCCGTTGGGCGAACGCCTGGCCATCGCCTCGCACGACGGACGGCTCCTGCTGATCGACACCGCGGACGACTCCGGAGTCGGGACCACCGGCAGATCGTCCGCGGAGACCACCGCCGGCCCGGACGAATCCGGCCCGGGCACCGCAGCCCCAGACAGCGTGGTCACCGAACTGATCCACTCCGTCAACGGCCCCGTCCGCGACCTGGCCTTCTCCCCCGACGGTTCCTGGCTCGCCTGGTCCCACCCGGGCATCGGCCGTTCCCTGCGCCAGATCAAACTGGCCCGCATCAACGACCGCCTCGTCGTGGACGTGACCAACGGCCGCTTCGAGGACGAGAACCCGGTCTTCACCCGTGACGGCCGCTATCTCGCCTTCCTGTCCTGGCGCGGCTTCGACCCGGTGTACGACGTCCACACCGGTGACCTGTCCTTCCCGCTCGGCTGCCGCCCCTACCTCGTCCCGCTCTCCTCCGCGACCCCGTCCCCCTTCGCCTTGAGCCCCGAGGGGCGTCCGGCCGCCGGGGGGCTCGATCCGGCCGGGGACGAAGAGAGCGGCGAGGGCGGCATGGTGACCGTCGAGGCGGAGGGCCTAGAGAGCAGGGTCACACCGTTCCCGGTCATCGCCTCCAAGTACTCCGCGCTGCGTCCGGTTTCGGGTGGCGGACTGGTCTGGCTGCGCTGGCCGATCTCCGGCGCGCTCGGCGAGACCTTCGCCAGCCCGGACGACACCACTGGCCGCCCGACCCTTGAGTACTTCAACATCGGCAAGGCCAAGAAGTCCGAACTCGTCGGCCACCTTGACTGGTTCGAGGTGAGCGGCGACGGCACCCGGCTGGTCGTCGTGGACGAGGGGGAACTGCGGGCCGTGCCCTCGACCGAGCCGGGCGACGGCGACACCACCGTCTGGATCGACCTGCGCCGCATCCCGCACGAAGCCGACCCGCCCGCGGAGTGGCGCCAGTCCTACGAGGAGGCCGGCCGCCTCATCCGCGCCTACTTCTGGGACCCCGGTATGTGCGGCATCGACTGGGACGCGGTGCTCGATCAGTACCGCCCGCTGGTCGAACGGGTCGCCACACCCGACGAGTTCGCGGACCTCCTGCGTGAAGTCCTCGGTGAACTCGGGACCTCCCACGCCTACGTGACCGGGGCCCGCCACAACGAAGGCCCGCCCCACTACCAGCGCCGACAGGGCCTGTTGGGCGCCAACCTGGTGCGCCGCGACGCCGGCTGGACGGTCAAGCGCATCCTGCCCGGCGACTCCTCCGACTCCAAGGCCCGCTCACCACTGGCCGGTACGGGCATCCGCGAGGGTGCCGTGCTGACCCACGTCGACGGCCGCCCAGTCGACCCAGTGACCGGCCCCTATCCCCTGCTGGCGGGCTCGGGCGGTACGACCGTGGAGCTGACGTTCATCCCGGCGGAAGGCGGGGCCGGGCGCCCCCGGCGGGTCGCCGTCGTCCCGCTCGTCGACGAACGGCCGCTGCGCTACCAGGACTGGGTCTCCAAACGCCGCGCGGTCGTCCGGGAGTTGAGCGGCGGAAGATGCGGCTATCTACACATCCCCGACATGGGCGGCTCGGGCTGGGCGCAGTTCAACCGCGACCTGCGCATGGAGGTGTCCCGGCCGGCACTGATCGTGGACGTGCGCGGCAACGCGGGCGGACACATCAGCGAACTCGTCATCGAGAAGCTGACCCGCACGATCCTGGGCTGGGACCTGACTCGGGACGCGCAACCGGTGTCGTACACCTCGAACGCCCCCCGGGGCCCCGTGGTCGCCCTCGCCGACGAGGCGACCTCCTCCGACGGCGACATGATCACCGCCGCCTTCAGACTGCTGAAGCTCGGTCCGGTGGTCGGCCAGCGCACCTGGGGTGGCGTGGTCGGCATGACCGGCCGTCACCGGCTGGGCGACGGCACGGTCATCACGGTGCCGATGAACGCGGCCTGGTTCGAGGCCTACGGCTGGTCCGTGGAGAACCGTGGCGTCACCCCCGACCTGGAGGTCCTGCGCACCCCCCTGGACTGGGCGGAGGGCCGCTACGCCCAGTTGGACGACGCCGTCCGGCTGGCCCTGGACCTCCTGGAGACCACTCCGGCGGCCGTTCCCCCCGACTACGGCGACACCCCCGACCGCTCGCGACCCAAACTGCCCCCGAGGTCCCTGTGA
- a CDS encoding alpha/beta fold hydrolase, with the protein MSRLTSVATGPYAPPAPSRALTVASTGGARLHVEVHGPEKAPAVVLSHGWTCSTAFWAAQTRDLAADHRVIVYDQRGHGRSPASPVCSTRALADDLEAVLAKTLSPKEKALVVGHSMGGMTIMAASTRPRFHAHAAAVLLCSTGSSRLVEEASVVPLRAGRVRTWITGQVLGSSVPLGPVTPVAKSILKYATMGAGSAPHVVEACARIVHACPRTVRHAWGGVLATLDLDHGVRELQVPAAVVHGASDRLTPPVHARALAAGLPNCVGLTELPGIGHMTPMEAPDLVVRRMRELVTTYVTGAAPEQEQEHGSTPVRSREGA; encoded by the coding sequence ATGAGCCGGCTCACCTCCGTGGCCACCGGCCCGTATGCCCCGCCCGCCCCCTCCCGTGCACTGACCGTCGCCTCCACCGGCGGAGCGCGGTTGCACGTCGAGGTACACGGGCCCGAGAAGGCGCCCGCTGTCGTCCTCTCCCACGGCTGGACCTGCTCGACCGCCTTCTGGGCGGCGCAGACCCGGGACCTGGCGGCCGACCACCGGGTGATCGTCTATGACCAGCGGGGTCACGGACGCAGCCCCGCGAGCCCGGTGTGCAGCACCCGGGCCCTGGCGGACGATCTGGAAGCGGTGCTCGCGAAGACGCTGTCCCCGAAGGAGAAGGCCCTGGTCGTCGGCCACTCCATGGGGGGAATGACCATCATGGCCGCTTCTACCCGCCCCCGCTTCCACGCGCACGCCGCCGCCGTCCTGCTGTGCAGCACCGGCAGTTCCCGGCTGGTGGAGGAGGCGTCCGTGGTGCCGTTGCGTGCCGGGCGCGTGCGCACCTGGATCACCGGACAGGTGCTCGGGTCGTCCGTTCCTCTCGGGCCCGTCACGCCAGTGGCGAAGAGCATCCTCAAGTACGCCACCATGGGTGCCGGTTCCGCCCCGCACGTGGTGGAGGCGTGCGCACGGATCGTGCACGCCTGCCCGCGCACCGTGCGTCATGCCTGGGGCGGTGTGCTCGCCACGCTCGATCTCGACCACGGTGTAAGGGAGTTGCAGGTGCCTGCCGCAGTGGTGCACGGCGCCTCGGACCGGCTCACGCCTCCCGTCCACGCCCGCGCGCTGGCCGCCGGACTGCCGAACTGCGTCGGTCTCACCGAACTGCCCGGCATCGGCCACATGACCCCGATGGAGGCTCCCGACCTGGTGGTCCGCAGGATGCGGGAACTCGTCACCACGTACGTCACGGGGGCCGCCCCCGAGCAGGAGCAGGAGCACGGTTCCACCCCCGTGCGGAGCAGGGAGGGCGCATGA
- a CDS encoding SDR family oxidoreductase yields the protein MNGVSLEGQVAVVTGAARGVGELLARKLSARGAKVALVGLEEEALKEVSGRLHSDSAHWYADVTDHEAMSRVAREVKARFGKVDIVVANAGVATGGPFADSDPQAWRRVIEVNLIGSAVTARAFLPVLVESRGYLLQVASLAAITPAPMMTAYCASKSGVEAYAHSLRAEVGYQGVRVGVAYLSWTDTDMVRGADQDDVMRELRQRLPWPSNKTYPLGPAVDRLVAGIERRSAHVYGQWWLRGMQGVRGCLPALIGTVGQREMKRFAHRLQGMRSGLVGAGGAADEASRATHGN from the coding sequence ATGAACGGGGTCAGCCTCGAAGGGCAGGTCGCGGTCGTCACCGGAGCGGCCCGCGGCGTCGGCGAACTGCTGGCGCGCAAGCTCTCCGCGCGCGGCGCGAAGGTGGCGCTGGTCGGGCTGGAGGAGGAGGCACTGAAGGAGGTCTCCGGACGGCTGCACAGCGACAGCGCGCACTGGTATGCCGACGTCACCGACCACGAGGCCATGAGCAGGGTCGCGCGGGAGGTGAAGGCGCGCTTCGGCAAGGTCGACATCGTGGTCGCCAACGCCGGTGTGGCCACGGGCGGTCCGTTCGCCGACTCCGATCCGCAGGCCTGGCGGCGGGTGATCGAGGTGAACCTGATCGGTTCGGCGGTGACCGCCCGCGCGTTCCTCCCGGTGCTCGTGGAGAGCCGCGGGTATCTGCTCCAGGTCGCTTCCCTCGCCGCGATCACCCCCGCGCCGATGATGACGGCGTACTGCGCCTCCAAGTCGGGAGTGGAGGCGTACGCGCACAGTCTGCGGGCCGAGGTCGGCTACCAGGGTGTGCGCGTCGGCGTCGCCTACCTGTCCTGGACCGACACCGACATGGTGCGCGGCGCCGACCAGGACGACGTCATGCGGGAACTGCGGCAGCGACTGCCGTGGCCGTCGAACAAGACGTATCCACTGGGGCCTGCGGTGGACCGGCTCGTCGCCGGGATCGAGCGCCGTTCGGCGCATGTGTACGGACAGTGGTGGCTGCGTGGGATGCAGGGTGTGCGCGGCTGTCTGCCGGCGCTCATCGGGACGGTCGGCCAGCGCGAGATGAAGCGGTTCGCGCACCGTCTGCAGGGGATGCGCTCCGGACTCGTCGGTGCAGGTGGGGCAGCGGACGAGGCGAGTCGCGCTACGCACGGTAACTGA
- a CDS encoding exodeoxyribonuclease III: MLTVTSVNVNGLRAAARKGFVEWLAQTSADVVCLQEVRAEPHQLPEEVRQPDGWHVVHAPAAAKGRAGVSLYTRREPDRVRVGFGSAEFDGSGRYVEADLPGVTVASLYLPSGEVGTERQDEKVRFMDEFLAYLKRLRERAAADGREVVVCGDWNIAHQQTDLKNWRGNTKNSGFLPEEREWLGSVLDPAGGGYVDVVRALHPDAAGPYTWWSYRGRAFDNDSGWRIDYLMATPTLAERAVKAFVERAASYEQRWSDHAPVTAVFGL; this comes from the coding sequence TTGCTGACGGTGACCTCGGTGAACGTGAACGGATTGCGGGCCGCCGCGAGGAAGGGCTTCGTGGAGTGGCTCGCCCAGACCTCCGCGGACGTCGTCTGCCTGCAAGAGGTGCGCGCCGAGCCGCACCAACTGCCCGAGGAGGTCCGGCAGCCCGACGGCTGGCATGTCGTGCACGCTCCGGCCGCTGCCAAGGGCCGGGCAGGTGTCTCCCTCTACACCCGGCGCGAGCCCGACCGGGTCCGGGTGGGTTTCGGCTCGGCCGAGTTCGACGGCAGCGGGCGCTATGTCGAGGCCGACCTGCCCGGCGTCACGGTCGCCTCGCTCTACTTGCCCTCCGGTGAGGTCGGCACCGAGCGGCAGGACGAGAAGGTCCGCTTCATGGACGAGTTCCTCGCCTACCTGAAGCGGCTGCGCGAGCGGGCCGCCGCCGACGGGCGCGAGGTCGTAGTCTGCGGCGACTGGAACATCGCCCACCAGCAGACTGACCTCAAGAACTGGCGCGGCAACACCAAGAACTCCGGCTTCCTGCCTGAGGAGCGGGAGTGGCTCGGCAGTGTCCTCGACCCAGCCGGCGGCGGGTACGTCGACGTCGTACGTGCCCTGCACCCGGACGCGGCAGGGCCGTACACCTGGTGGTCGTACCGCGGGCGCGCCTTCGACAACGACTCGGGTTGGCGCATCGACTACCTGATGGCCACGCCGACGCTGGCCGAGCGAGCGGTCAAGGCGTTTGTCGAGCGAGCCGCCTCCTACGAGCAGCGCTGGTCCGATCATGCGCCGGTGACCGCGGTCTTCGGCCTCTGA
- a CDS encoding TetR/AcrR family transcriptional regulator produces MSEAVAATRRSRITPEREAELYEAVLGLLREVGYDTLTMDAVAARTRSSKATLYRQWGGKAQLVVQALRHGKRGHVEDIDTGSLRGDLHALVALEDDCTMERNSALMRGVAMAMHHNDDLRQAFREQLIAHEVGGFRQVVQRAVDRGEIRPDCPAIDFMLHMMVGGFATRTLLDDQPPTRAFLTSYIDAVVLPALGVSAI; encoded by the coding sequence ATGAGCGAGGCCGTCGCAGCGACGCGTCGCAGTCGGATCACGCCCGAGCGCGAGGCCGAGTTGTACGAGGCCGTGCTCGGTCTGCTCCGGGAGGTCGGTTACGACACCCTCACCATGGACGCCGTCGCCGCCCGCACCCGGTCCAGCAAGGCCACGCTCTACCGCCAGTGGGGCGGCAAGGCACAGCTGGTCGTCCAGGCGTTGCGGCACGGCAAGCGCGGCCACGTCGAGGACATCGACACCGGTTCGCTCCGCGGTGACCTGCACGCCCTAGTGGCGCTGGAGGACGACTGCACCATGGAGCGGAACTCCGCGCTGATGCGGGGTGTCGCCATGGCGATGCACCACAATGACGATCTGCGCCAGGCCTTCCGGGAACAGCTCATCGCCCACGAGGTGGGCGGGTTCCGGCAGGTGGTGCAGCGCGCGGTCGACCGGGGCGAGATCCGTCCCGACTGCCCGGCCATCGATTTCATGCTGCACATGATGGTCGGCGGTTTCGCCACCCGGACCTTGCTCGACGACCAGCCGCCCACCCGGGCCTTCCTCACCTCGTACATCGACGCCGTGGTCCTCCCCGCCCTCGGCGTGTCAGCCATCTGA